The region TTCAGACTGCGGCTGTTTCTGCGCCTGAGTGTCAACTTCCTGCACTTTCACCTGAGCGCCCGGGCGGACTTTCATCAGGCCGGTGACAATTACGCGATCGCCGGCTTTCAAACCGTCGGTAACCAGCCATTTGTCGCCGATAGCCTGATCCGCTTTCAGCGTGCGCAACTCGACTTTATTGTCAGCGCCCACCACCATCGCGGTAGCTTCGCCGCGTGGGTTACGCGTCACGCCCTGTTGCGGCACCAGCAATGCATCGCTGCGTACGCCTTCGTCCAGACGCGCGCGAACGAACATCCCCGGCAACAGCGTATCGTTCGGGTTAGGGAACACTGCGCGAATGGTGATGGAACCGGTGGTTTCATCAACGGTGACGTCAGAGAACTCCAGCGTGCCTGCCTGGGCATATTCCGCCCCGTTTTCCAGCAGCAGGGTCACCTTGGCTTTGCCGTTTTCCTGTTTCAGCGCACCGCTGGCCAGCTCTTGTTTCAGGCGCAGGAAATCGTTGCTCGATTGGGTGACGTCCACGTACATCGGATCCAGCTGTTGCACGGTAGACAGCGCCGTGGTCTGGCCGTTGGTGACCAACGCGCCTTCGGTCACGGCGGATTTGCCGATGCGGCCGGAGATCGGTGAGGTCACTTTGGTGTAAGCCAGGTTGATGCGAGCGGTTTCCACTGCGGCTTTCGAGGCCACCACGGCGGCTTCTGCCTGCTGCAGCGTGGAAACTGCGGTGTCGTAATCCTGTTTACTGATGTAGTTGGTGCCCAGCAAAGGCTTGTAGCGGTTCACCGTTACGCGCGCGATCGAAGCGCTGGCTTGAGATTTGGCCAGATCGCCTTTGGCGCTGTCATAGGTAGCTTGATAGGTGGCGGGATCGATCTGATACAGGGAAGACCCTGCCTTGATGTCACTGCCTTCAACAAAATTGCGCTTCAGGATGATACCGCTGACCTGAGGGCGAACTTCGGCGATACGATACGCAGCAGTACGGCCAGGAAGATCGGTAGTAATGTTGAGAGGCTCGGCCTTCAATGTCACTACGCCCACTTCGGGAGCCGGTGGTTGGGCGCCTTGTTGTTGGGTTTCTTTATCGTTACATCCTGTAAGTACTAAGCTGCCTGAAAGCATCAGAACTGCCGCCAGAGGCGTTAACCCTCTGTTTTTGTTCATAGAAAAACCTCAAGTGTCCGATTTCAAAATGATCAATGGATCACAAGCTTTAAAACCCATTGCTGCGTTAATTATATGTGCGTGCTATGGTACATACATACGCGAATGTATGTAAATCACACTCCCCCGAAAAAACAACGCCATGGCACGAAAAACCAAACAGCAGGCGCTAGAAACACGACAGCACATTCTCGATGCTGCGGTGCAGGAATTTTCTGAACGTGGCGTTTCCGCAACGTCACTGACAGATATTGCCACCGCTGCCGGTGTTACTCGTGGTGCTATTTATTGGCACTTCAAGAATAAGGTAGACCTGTTTAACGAAGTTTGGGAATTGTCAGAGTCGAAAATAGGCGATCTCGAATTAGAGTATCAGGCAAAGTACCCCGAGAATCCACTGCGTATTTTACGTGAAATACTAATTTATATACTGACGGCGACGGTCGATGACAGCCGCCGGCGAGCGCTGATGGAGATCGTATTCCACAAGTGCGAATTTGTCGGTGAAATGGTACCGCTGCAGGAAGCGCGCAAAGTGCTGAGTTTGGAAGGCTACGAACGTATCGAGTCGGTGCTGCGCAACAGCATGCGTCACGGCCAGCTTCCCGCCGATCTCAATACCCGCCGCGCGGCGATCATCCTGCGCGCTTATATTACCGGACTGATGGAAAACTGGCTGTTTATGCCGGAAAGTTTTGATCTGAAAGCCGAAGCGGGGGCCTTGGTCGATTCGTTCCTCGAAATGGCCCAATACTGCCCGACCTTACGGGCAAAACCGGCAGAGCAGGCGGCCGAGCCGCAC is a window of Serratia plymuthica DNA encoding:
- the sdeX gene encoding multidrug efflux RND transporter periplasmic adaptor subunit SdeX, which encodes MNKNRGLTPLAAVLMLSGSLVLTGCNDKETQQQGAQPPAPEVGVVTLKAEPLNITTDLPGRTAAYRIAEVRPQVSGIILKRNFVEGSDIKAGSSLYQIDPATYQATYDSAKGDLAKSQASASIARVTVNRYKPLLGTNYISKQDYDTAVSTLQQAEAAVVASKAAVETARINLAYTKVTSPISGRIGKSAVTEGALVTNGQTTALSTVQQLDPMYVDVTQSSNDFLRLKQELASGALKQENGKAKVTLLLENGAEYAQAGTLEFSDVTVDETTGSITIRAVFPNPNDTLLPGMFVRARLDEGVRSDALLVPQQGVTRNPRGEATAMVVGADNKVELRTLKADQAIGDKWLVTDGLKAGDRVIVTGLMKVRPGAQVKVQEVDTQAQKQPQSEAQKS
- the acrR gene encoding multidrug efflux transporter transcriptional repressor AcrR, which gives rise to MARKTKQQALETRQHILDAAVQEFSERGVSATSLTDIATAAGVTRGAIYWHFKNKVDLFNEVWELSESKIGDLELEYQAKYPENPLRILREILIYILTATVDDSRRRALMEIVFHKCEFVGEMVPLQEARKVLSLEGYERIESVLRNSMRHGQLPADLNTRRAAIILRAYITGLMENWLFMPESFDLKAEAGALVDSFLEMAQYCPTLRAKPAEQAAEPHSADCHP